A genomic segment from Streptomyces sp. NBC_00459 encodes:
- a CDS encoding phospholipase D-like domain-containing protein, whose protein sequence is MNLAPRASARGSSRLAAILASLSLAAGLQLGLADDASAAVTAGPVFNNPTGTVAEQRAIRTRLLDYIGQSQSGSSIKASVYHLWDEGLAQALADARGRGVAVQVMLDESSVSDNDDDPSYPVLSSALGTDLTQDSFVGLCPVNKSCLGQPAQGASINHNKFWLFSRLDGASNVVVQSSANMTPSSYSRFWNDAYVLPNNTAIYTAYSNYFTELAGKDWANWQYSSTTSSPYKAYFFPRPANDPSPGDTITAVLDNVTCTYTESGTTKHTKVRVGMFKLTRLAVAQKLVALQKAGCQVDIVYSETDSGSSSGTWETLHASGGPALRCYNWDDDGNANTAARIIHSKYLLIEGKYDGTASQKVLWTGSHNYSGPALTKNDEALLKVDSNTDHDAYVTAFNAAKAAAVPGTSDNTNACKGVTTTPET, encoded by the coding sequence GTGAATCTCGCGCCTCGCGCGTCAGCCCGTGGATCCAGCCGTCTCGCCGCGATCCTCGCCTCACTCTCGCTCGCAGCCGGGCTCCAACTCGGCCTGGCCGACGACGCGTCCGCCGCCGTCACCGCCGGGCCGGTCTTCAACAACCCGACCGGAACCGTCGCCGAACAGCGGGCCATCCGCACCCGGCTCCTCGACTACATCGGCCAGTCGCAGTCGGGCTCGTCGATCAAGGCCTCGGTCTACCACCTCTGGGACGAGGGCCTCGCCCAGGCCCTCGCCGACGCCCGTGGCCGGGGCGTCGCCGTGCAGGTGATGCTGGACGAGAGTTCCGTCAGCGACAACGACGACGACCCCTCGTACCCCGTCCTGTCGTCGGCCCTCGGTACGGATCTCACCCAGGACTCGTTCGTCGGACTGTGCCCGGTCAACAAGTCGTGCCTGGGCCAGCCCGCCCAGGGCGCGTCGATCAACCACAACAAGTTCTGGCTGTTCTCGCGGCTCGACGGCGCGTCCAACGTCGTCGTGCAGTCCTCGGCGAACATGACTCCGTCCAGCTACAGCCGCTTCTGGAACGACGCGTACGTCCTGCCGAACAACACGGCGATCTACACCGCGTACAGCAACTACTTCACCGAGCTGGCCGGCAAGGACTGGGCGAACTGGCAGTACAGCTCCACCACGAGCAGCCCGTACAAGGCGTACTTCTTCCCGCGCCCCGCCAACGACCCCTCCCCGGGCGACACCATCACCGCCGTCCTCGACAACGTCACCTGCACCTACACCGAGAGCGGCACGACGAAGCACACCAAGGTACGGGTCGGGATGTTCAAGCTCACCCGGCTGGCCGTGGCCCAGAAGCTGGTCGCACTGCAGAAGGCCGGCTGCCAGGTCGACATCGTCTACTCGGAGACGGACAGCGGCAGTTCCAGCGGCACCTGGGAGACCCTGCACGCCTCCGGCGGCCCGGCCCTGCGCTGCTACAACTGGGACGACGACGGCAACGCGAACACCGCCGCGCGCATCATCCACTCCAAGTACCTGCTGATCGAGGGCAAGTACGACGGCACGGCGAGCCAGAAGGTCCTGTGGACCGGCAGCCACAACTACAGCGGCCCGGCGCTCACCAAGAACGACGAGGCGCTCCTGAAGGTCGACAGCAACACCGACCACGACGCCTACGTCACCGCGTTCAACGCGGCCAAGGCAGCGGCGGTCCCCGGCACGAGCGACAACACGAACGCCTGCAAGGGCGTGACCACCACGCCCGAGACCTGA
- a CDS encoding SCO2584 family spore wall biosynthesis protein, which yields MPEDVGGTPFFPDGWEPDDDHDRGVSDEEFASVVFDEAFVRAAVVHEPTAVERLLAAAQARAEASEAEARRSHARGPRGDDERYEDGFGPDDPAYFGHDPDLDDLDDTRFLESRYGAPGTHGKQVSRWHRPVAWMLALVMGIGMVALAFTAVYRGASSSRQEQVPPPASTGVEQGSGQSGGASPSASADYSRPAVSVIPRTP from the coding sequence GTGCCGGAGGACGTGGGGGGCACGCCGTTCTTCCCTGACGGCTGGGAGCCCGACGACGACCACGACCGCGGGGTGTCGGACGAAGAGTTCGCCTCCGTGGTCTTCGACGAGGCCTTCGTACGGGCGGCCGTGGTGCACGAGCCGACCGCCGTCGAACGCCTCCTGGCCGCCGCGCAGGCGAGAGCGGAGGCCTCCGAGGCCGAGGCGCGCCGGTCGCACGCCAGAGGCCCGAGAGGGGACGACGAGCGCTACGAAGACGGCTTCGGGCCCGACGACCCCGCCTATTTCGGCCACGATCCCGATCTCGACGACCTGGACGACACCCGGTTCCTGGAGAGCCGCTACGGCGCTCCGGGCACGCACGGCAAGCAGGTCTCCCGATGGCACCGCCCGGTCGCCTGGATGCTCGCCCTCGTCATGGGGATCGGCATGGTCGCGCTGGCTTTCACGGCGGTCTACCGGGGGGCGTCCTCCAGCCGTCAGGAGCAGGTGCCGCCGCCCGCCTCGACCGGTGTTGAACAGGGCAGCGGGCAGAGCGGCGGAGCGAGCCCTTCGGCCTCGGCCGACTACTCCCGGCCAGCCGTCTCGGTGATCCCGCGGACTCCCTGA
- a CDS encoding glutamate-5-semialdehyde dehydrogenase, which translates to MTTLSPYDSMSPVTQAAYRAKAAAADLAPLPRAEKDDALLAIADALEVRTSEIVEANAKDIARAREAGTSETVIDRLTLTPERVRAIASDVRDVVALPDPVGEVVRGSTLPNGIDLRQVRVPLGVVGIIYEARPNVTVDAAALCLKSGNAVLLRGSSSAFESNTALVRVLRDAVGGAGLPADAVQLVPGEGRESVRELMRARGLVDVLIPRGGASLIQTVVTESTVPVIETGVGNCHVYVDAQADLDMAVDILINSKAQRPSVCNSAETLLVHQDIAAEFLPLALDALAEAGVTVHADPRVLAYAKDSKATVVEATLEDWDTEYLSYDIAAAVVDSLDKAVEHIRLWTSGHTEAIVTTSQQAARRFTQLVDSTTVAVNASTRFTDGGQFGFGAEIGISTQKLHARGPMGLPELTSTKYIVTGDGHIRR; encoded by the coding sequence ATGACCACGCTTTCGCCGTACGACTCGATGTCCCCGGTCACACAGGCCGCCTACCGCGCCAAGGCCGCCGCCGCCGACCTCGCCCCCCTTCCGCGGGCCGAGAAGGACGACGCGCTGCTCGCCATCGCGGACGCGCTGGAAGTCCGTACGAGCGAAATCGTCGAGGCCAACGCCAAGGACATCGCCCGCGCGCGCGAGGCCGGCACCAGCGAGACGGTCATCGACCGGCTGACGCTCACCCCGGAGCGGGTGCGGGCGATCGCCTCCGACGTCCGGGACGTGGTGGCGCTGCCCGACCCGGTCGGCGAGGTCGTCCGCGGCTCCACGCTGCCCAACGGCATCGACCTGCGCCAGGTCCGCGTCCCGCTGGGCGTCGTCGGAATCATCTACGAGGCCCGCCCGAACGTGACGGTCGACGCCGCCGCCCTCTGTCTGAAGTCCGGCAACGCGGTGCTGCTGCGCGGCTCGTCCTCCGCGTTCGAGTCGAACACCGCCCTGGTACGGGTGTTGCGCGACGCCGTCGGCGGGGCCGGCCTGCCCGCCGACGCCGTGCAGCTCGTGCCCGGCGAGGGCCGCGAGTCCGTACGGGAGCTGATGCGCGCCCGCGGCCTGGTCGACGTACTGATCCCGCGCGGTGGCGCCTCCCTCATCCAGACCGTCGTCACCGAGTCCACGGTCCCCGTTATCGAGACCGGCGTCGGCAACTGCCACGTCTACGTCGACGCCCAGGCCGACCTCGACATGGCCGTCGACATCCTGATCAACTCCAAGGCCCAGCGGCCCAGCGTCTGCAACTCCGCCGAGACCCTCCTGGTCCACCAGGACATCGCCGCCGAGTTCCTGCCGCTCGCCCTGGACGCCCTCGCCGAGGCCGGGGTGACCGTGCACGCCGACCCGCGGGTGCTGGCGTACGCGAAGGACTCCAAGGCGACCGTCGTCGAGGCCACGCTGGAGGACTGGGACACCGAGTACCTGTCCTACGACATCGCCGCCGCTGTGGTCGACTCCCTCGACAAGGCCGTCGAGCACATCCGGCTGTGGACCTCCGGGCACACGGAGGCGATCGTGACGACCTCGCAGCAGGCCGCCCGCCGCTTCACCCAACTGGTCGACTCGACGACGGTCGCCGTCAACGCCTCGACGCGGTTCACCGACGGCGGTCAGTTCGGTTTCGGCGCGGAGATCGGCATCTCGACGCAGAAGCTGCACGCACGCGGGCCGATGGGGCTGCCGGAGCTGACCAGCACGAAGTACATCGTCACGGGCGACGGGCATATCCGCCGCTGA
- a CDS encoding bifunctional cytidylyltransferase/SDR family oxidoreductase yields the protein MSQRKDKPRTTAVVLAGGTGQRVGLSIPKQLLKIAGKAVIEHTLSTFEHADSIDDVIVLMAPGYVADVEKIVAKAGFKKVVRIIEGGATRNDTTERAIEALGEGLAEGEDRNVLFHDAVRPLLSQRVIDDCVIALERYQAVDVAIPSADTIIVTRTHGEDGEFITEIPDRSRLRRGQTPQAFKLSTIRRAYEVAAGDPNFQATDDCSVVLRYLPDVPIHVVAGDEYNMKVTQPVDVFIADKLFQLASAATPEQMSEEAYRELLTGRTLVVFGGSYGIGKDIAALAEGYGAKVYALGRSTTGTHVENPEEVDDALSKAYSETGRIDYVINTAGVLRIGKLAETDNATIEEALKVNYLAPVQIARSAYKYLAETKGQLLLYTSSSYTRGRAEYSLYSSTKAAMVNLTQALSDEWAGDGVRVNCVNPERTATPMRTKAFGQEPAGSLLSSEAVARTSLDVLLSELTGHVIDVRQQDPTAVAGRASGFEQALASVLDRQNDDLA from the coding sequence GTGTCCCAGCGCAAAGACAAGCCCCGCACCACCGCCGTCGTCCTCGCGGGCGGCACCGGTCAGCGGGTGGGTCTGTCGATTCCGAAGCAGTTGCTGAAGATCGCGGGCAAGGCGGTCATCGAGCACACCCTCAGCACTTTCGAGCACGCGGATTCGATCGACGACGTCATCGTGCTGATGGCGCCCGGCTATGTGGCGGACGTCGAGAAGATCGTCGCCAAGGCCGGTTTCAAGAAGGTCGTCAGGATCATCGAGGGCGGTGCCACGCGCAACGACACCACCGAGCGGGCCATCGAAGCCCTGGGGGAGGGCCTGGCCGAGGGTGAGGACCGCAACGTCCTGTTCCACGACGCCGTACGGCCGCTGCTGTCCCAGCGGGTCATCGACGACTGCGTGATCGCCCTTGAGCGGTACCAGGCCGTCGACGTGGCCATTCCCTCCGCCGACACGATCATCGTGACGCGCACGCACGGCGAGGACGGTGAGTTCATCACCGAGATTCCCGACCGATCGAGGCTGCGGCGCGGTCAGACGCCCCAGGCGTTCAAGCTGTCGACCATCCGGCGGGCCTACGAGGTGGCGGCGGGCGACCCCAACTTCCAGGCCACGGACGACTGTTCGGTCGTCCTCAGGTATCTGCCGGACGTGCCGATCCACGTCGTCGCGGGCGACGAGTACAACATGAAGGTCACCCAGCCCGTCGACGTCTTCATCGCCGACAAGCTCTTCCAGCTCGCCTCCGCCGCCACTCCCGAGCAGATGAGCGAGGAGGCCTACCGCGAGCTGCTCACCGGCCGGACACTCGTCGTCTTCGGCGGCTCCTACGGCATCGGCAAGGACATCGCCGCACTGGCCGAGGGATACGGCGCCAAGGTGTACGCCCTCGGGCGTTCGACCACCGGCACGCACGTAGAGAACCCGGAGGAGGTCGACGACGCGCTGTCCAAGGCGTACTCCGAGACCGGGCGCATCGACTACGTCATCAACACGGCCGGTGTTCTGCGCATCGGCAAGCTCGCCGAGACCGACAACGCGACCATCGAGGAAGCGCTGAAGGTCAACTACCTGGCCCCCGTGCAGATCGCCCGTTCGGCCTACAAGTACCTCGCCGAGACCAAGGGCCAGCTGCTGCTGTACACCTCCAGCAGCTACACGCGCGGCCGGGCCGAGTACAGCCTCTACTCCTCCACCAAGGCCGCGATGGTGAACCTCACCCAGGCCCTGTCCGACGAGTGGGCGGGCGACGGCGTCCGCGTCAACTGCGTCAACCCGGAGCGCACGGCCACCCCGATGCGTACGAAGGCCTTCGGCCAGGAGCCCGCGGGTTCGCTGCTGTCCTCCGAGGCGGTCGCCCGTACCTCGCTGGACGTGCTGCTGTCCGAGCTGACCGGGCATGTCATCGACGTCCGCCAGCAGGACCCGACGGCCGTGGCCGGCCGGGCCTCCGGCTTCGAACAGGCGCTCGCCAGTGTCCTCGACCGTCAGAACGACGACCTGGCATAA
- the proB gene encoding glutamate 5-kinase: MAGARQAVAEAHRIVVKVGSSSLTTAAGGLDADRVDALVDVLAKSRSGGEKEIVLVSSGAIAAGLAPLGLRRRPKDLARQQAAASVGQGLLVARYTASCARHGIRVGQVLLTSDDTSRRAHHRNASRTLDKLLAMGALPVVNENDTVATDEIRFGDNDRLAALVAHLVRADLLVLLSDIDGVYDGDPSKPGTSRIAEVRGPADLAHVDIGSAGKAGVGTGGMVTKVEAARIAAAAGIPVVLTSAVHAADALAGRDTGTYFHATGRRSADRLLWLQHASTPQGSLTLDDGAVRAVVQGRKSLLPAGIAAVEGEFVAGDPVELRDSAGHAVARGLVNFDAKEIPQLIGRSTRELARELGPAYEREVVHRDDLVVLNP, from the coding sequence GTGGCAGGGGCAAGGCAGGCCGTCGCAGAGGCTCACAGGATCGTCGTCAAAGTGGGTTCCTCGTCGCTGACCACCGCGGCCGGCGGCCTCGACGCCGACCGGGTCGACGCGCTCGTCGACGTCCTCGCCAAGAGCCGCAGCGGGGGTGAGAAGGAGATCGTTCTCGTCTCCTCCGGAGCCATCGCCGCAGGTCTCGCCCCTCTCGGTCTGCGTCGGCGTCCCAAGGACCTGGCCCGCCAGCAGGCCGCCGCCAGCGTCGGACAGGGCCTTCTCGTCGCCCGTTACACCGCCTCCTGCGCCCGCCACGGCATCCGCGTCGGCCAGGTGCTCCTGACCTCCGACGACACCAGCCGCCGCGCACACCACCGCAACGCCTCGCGCACCCTCGACAAGCTCCTCGCGATGGGCGCCCTCCCGGTCGTCAACGAGAACGACACCGTCGCCACGGACGAGATCCGCTTCGGCGACAACGACCGACTCGCCGCCTTGGTCGCCCACCTGGTGCGCGCCGACCTCCTCGTCCTGCTGTCCGACATCGACGGCGTGTACGACGGCGATCCCAGCAAGCCCGGCACGTCACGGATCGCCGAGGTGCGGGGCCCCGCCGACCTCGCCCACGTCGACATCGGCAGCGCGGGCAAGGCCGGTGTCGGCACCGGCGGCATGGTCACCAAGGTCGAGGCCGCCCGGATCGCCGCCGCCGCCGGTATCCCGGTGGTCCTGACAAGCGCGGTGCACGCTGCCGACGCCCTCGCGGGCCGGGACACGGGCACCTACTTCCACGCCACCGGCAGGCGCTCCGCCGACCGCCTCCTGTGGCTCCAGCACGCCTCCACCCCGCAGGGCTCACTCACCCTCGACGACGGTGCTGTGCGCGCGGTCGTCCAGGGCCGCAAGTCGCTGCTGCCGGCCGGGATCGCCGCCGTCGAGGGCGAGTTCGTCGCGGGCGACCCGGTCGAACTGCGTGACAGCGCGGGCCACGCCGTCGCACGCGGGCTCGTCAACTTCGACGCCAAGGAGATCCCCCAGCTGATCGGCCGCTCCACGCGCGAACTGGCCCGCGAACTGGGCCCCGCGTACGAGCGCGAGGTCGTGCACCGGGACGACCTCGTCGTCCTGAACCCCTAG